In the Meiothermus cerbereus DSM 11376 genome, GGTTTTGGCCTCGAGATCGTCGAACGGTTGCCGCTCAAGGGTGGTGACAACCCACACAACCAGCGCTACCTGCTCACCAAGCGGGAGCGGCTGGGGCACTGGCTTGAAGACTAGAAAAAGACCGGGCGAGGGTTTCGCCCGGTCTGCTGGCCTGGAGCCCTTTTGCTGGGGCTTTTCACCCGCTCGAGGGTGCAATAAAGCTCAGGTGGTCTTGATCGGGCCGTTGAGCCCCATCGGGAAGAAGCCACCCATGCTTACGTTGGCGCTGCCGTTGAGGTAGACGATTTTGAGCACCTCGCTGGTGGTGCGCCCAAAGGCCACCGCGTTGGCATCGGCGACCACCAGGTTGGCCTTGCCCATCTTGGTAATGCCCTCATCCTTACCGCCGCCCACGCTGGCGCGCAGGTTGCTGATGGCGTCTACCACCTGCTCCACGGTGAGGCTTGGGGTAACCATCATGTTCTTGCGATCGTACAGCAGCAGCCGGATGACCCCAGCGTGGTAGGCCTCCACCGCCAGAATTCCCGCGGCTGGATCCAGGACGTTGTTCTTGTCGGTGATGAGCCTGGCTGCGCCCTTGTAGGCGGTGACGCCCACATCCTCAAAAATAAAAGCCCCGTGAATGAAGAAGAGCTCGTTTGCGAAGGGGTTGAAATTGGTGATGGCCCCGCCGCTGGCGGCACTCCCGGCAGCCCGGAAGGCCTGGTCGAGGTCAATAACCGGACGATTGACCGCAGCCGACCCCAGGGCCTGGCGAAGGAATTTCACATGGGCCAGCTCGTCCTCGGCAATTTCCTGGGCATATTGGAGCACGTCCGGGCTCAGGCCGGGAATCGGGCTGGTTCCATCGAAGCCTGAAGGCAGGCGGATTTCGGCACTGCCGCCGATGGTCTTGATCTCGTTGATGCGCCCCACCGCGGCCAGGTAAAAGGCGGCCTCGAGGTACTCCAGATTGAGGGCAAAGTTGAGGATGGCCACATCCTGGTTGGGGCCCTGGCTCATACCAGGGGTGGTGGCACAAGCACCCATCACACCCCCCAAGACCAAACCAGTACCCATCACACCGGTCTGCTTCAGCATCTCCCTGCGGTTCATATCTACCTCCAGAAATGTCCTTGATTGGTGCTTTGCCTTGGGGCGCCCACCTGAAGCGCGCCAAGAGTCGGTTTTGATCTGCACTAAACAGAAAGCTTCAGGTGGGGTTTATTTGAATCTGCCCACGTAGCTCGCCCGCCCGGAAAGCTGCGGTATGAATGTCGAAGTAAAGCTCTCCCCGGTACAGGCGGTTCAGGTCGTCCAGGCTTAGCTCGAGCCGATCCATAAAGGTAGCGCTTCGACCATCGGGTGCGCTCATCACCTTGAGCGCCTGCAGCAAGGGGCCGTTTTGTCCCTTGGCCCCTCGGTGCAGGTGAACGGCGCTGGTCAGGCGGGCGTTCAGGGCGGGGTCGTCCACCGGATCGCGGGTGTAGTCGCGGAAAGGACCCGCCAGGTTGGCCACCGCGCCCTGGATGCTCAGGCTGGAACCCATGAGCTCGAGGCGCACCACCGCCAGGGCCGACGTGTTGACCGGGTTCGGCACCACCTCAGCCCCATTCAGGAGCACGGCCCGCACAAAGCCGCCCATCCCCTGGGCCTGTACACCCCCCAGGCCCAGCACGGCCAGGCTGGCCCCCATGCCACCTAGAAACAAGCGACGCCGCATCTCAAATCACCTTTACTTGCGGACAAAACCTTGCACAGCCTGGGTAGCCTGCTGAGGGGTGATGGCGACGGCAAAGGCCCGACCCACCGGGGTCTGGGTGCCTTCTACCCGCCCACCCAGGCTCAGCACCGAGTCGCGCAGGATGGCCAGGTGGGCTTCCTCGTTCATGGCGATGCTGGCCGCTGCCGAGAGCACGGCTTTGTTTTGAATCAGGGGGATGGCCCCCAGATAGGCCCCGGTAAAGGCGGTCTCGAGGGCCACCAGGGTCTCCAGCACCTTGAGCCGGTTGGCGGTGTTGAACTGCAGGTCGCCGTAGGCAAACTGTGGGCGGGCCACCGGCATGGCATTGAAGGGCCCCCGGATGGTATCGGTCAGGGCCTTGACGTGCGCTTCCTCGTGCTTCAGGGCCTCGGACAGGTAGTCCCGAATCTCACCCGGAAAGTTCACCGTCAGGGCCCGGGTGTAGGCGTCGGTAGCCAGGTACTCGGCGGTCAGGGCCAGGTTGAGCACGTCCAGATCGCTCACGCCCTGCGACTGGGCCAAGGCCTGTCCTACCAGGCTGTGAGCCAGGGCCGTGGAGAGACCGGCGGCGGTCAAGACCTTAACGAACTTCCTGCGGGCCAGGTTTTGGGGTTGCTTTTCCATTTTGCACCTCCAACCTGCTGTTCGCAGCCGGAGGGGTGTTTGGATTAACAGGCCAAACCAGCGGCTTTGTACCCCATGCCAGATTCGGTTCTTTCGTTACCGGATGGTGGCGAACGAACCCGACCAAAGTTATCCGCGTAGCGGAGGACAATACCGCCCCTGGGAAGGGATGCGCTCTCTTCGCCGAGGGCAGCAAGGGGTGTGCTCTAGTTCGACAAGCTCAGCAACCGCAGGATTCAAAAAGATAGCCCCTTGGGATTTTTTTGTTTGAGGACCATCCTTTTGAATCCGGCAAGAATCGGCATTTCGGCAACCTTCCTCATAAGGTCGCCCAGGGAAATCGAATATCAGCAGCCCCTACTGGGGTAGACCCAGCAGGGTGGTGGGCTGACGGCTTCCACCCGGGGGCTCGAGCGAGACCGCCAGGGCTTCTGCTTCCAGGGGAAGGCGCAGGCTCTTAAGCGGGGTACGGAAGGTGGGCAGGGGGGTGGGGCTTCCCTGAACCAGTCCCCAGGCCTGGAAAACCTGACCCCGGGGGGGCCAGCGGTCGAGCAGGACCAGGGCCAGCTTATCCCCGCGCTGGATGACCCGTCCGACCACCTCGCCTTTAGGGCTGGCCAGGGCGACCACCCGGGTCTGGGGGTCACGCAGCGAAAGCAACCAGAAAGCACTCCACCCCCCGCTGTAGCCCAGCCCCAGCAGCAGCAACAGCGCCGCAGCCCGGCTCAGCCAGGCAGGAAGGACAAGGCGCCGGGAAGGCCGCAGGCGGGCCATGACCTTTTGCTCCAGACCTGGGGGTACTGGGTCTGGGGGAACCAGACCGGCCAGGTCGGCGGCGGTCTCCTGCAGGGCCTTGGCCTCGGCCCAGAGCTCGGGATAACCCTTGAGGGCGGCCTCGAGCCGCTCCCGCTCCTCGGGCTCTAAAGCCCCCAGGGCATACAAGGGCAGGAGTTCGCGCACTTCCTCAGGCTTCACGTAGCTCCTCCTTTAGGCGGGAAAGCGCTCGGCGAGCCCGGGTCTTAAGGGTGCCGAGGGGAATGTCGAGCTTGCGGGCGGCCTCCTGGTGGGCATAGCCCTGGAAAAATAGCACCTCGATGACCTCCCGCTCCTCGGGCTCCAGGCGAGCCAGCGCCTGACGAAGCCGGATGCGGTCCAGATGATGCTCCTCGTCGAGTCCGGGGCCGGGAAGGTCGAAGGCCTCGGGCTCATCCTCCGTGGGTTCCAGGGCTTGCGGGCGGGCCTCCAGACGGCGCAGCTGATCGACCGTGGTGTGATGGGCAATCGCCAGCAACCAGGCCCGGGCCGAGGCCCTCTTGGGGTCAAACTCCCGGGCATTCCTCCAGATTTTGCTAAAAACTTCCTGCACCACGTCCTCTCGACTGGCCGAGTCAAGGCCCATGCGCCGGGCCAGGCCCAGAAAAGCCCCCGCATAGCGCCGGAAAATCTGCTGCAAGGCGGCTTCCTCTCCTTTGGCCGCCAAAGCCAGCAACGCTTCATCGGAGAAGGCCTCGAGGCTCATGCTCGGCCTATACTACCATTCGTATTTTGCTAAAGTTTTGGTTTTCAGCCTGTGCACAAGCCCACCTGGCCTGCTATTCTATCCCATGTGAAGCGTGTTTTTTCCGGCTTTCAACCCACCGGCGACCTGCACATTGGCAACTACCTGGGCGCGATGGTCAACTACATCGCCCTGGGTGAGAAGCTGGGGCAGGACGCCATCTACTGCATTGTGGACTACCACGCCCCCACCAACCCGGCGGCCTACGACAAAGACTTGCTGGCCCAACGCACCT is a window encoding:
- a CDS encoding ferritin-like domain-containing protein, with translation MNRREMLKQTGVMGTGLVLGGVMGACATTPGMSQGPNQDVAILNFALNLEYLEAAFYLAAVGRINEIKTIGGSAEIRLPSGFDGTSPIPGLSPDVLQYAQEIAEDELAHVKFLRQALGSAAVNRPVIDLDQAFRAAGSAASGGAITNFNPFANELFFIHGAFIFEDVGVTAYKGAARLITDKNNVLDPAAGILAVEAYHAGVIRLLLYDRKNMMVTPSLTVEQVVDAISNLRASVGGGKDEGITKMGKANLVVADANAVAFGRTTSEVLKIVYLNGSANVSMGGFFPMGLNGPIKTT
- a CDS encoding CHRD domain-containing protein — its product is MRRRLFLGGMGASLAVLGLGGVQAQGMGGFVRAVLLNGAEVVPNPVNTSALAVVRLELMGSSLSIQGAVANLAGPFRDYTRDPVDDPALNARLTSAVHLHRGAKGQNGPLLQALKVMSAPDGRSATFMDRLELSLDDLNRLYRGELYFDIHTAAFRAGELRGQIQINPT
- a CDS encoding ferritin-like domain-containing protein; its protein translation is MEKQPQNLARRKFVKVLTAAGLSTALAHSLVGQALAQSQGVSDLDVLNLALTAEYLATDAYTRALTVNFPGEIRDYLSEALKHEEAHVKALTDTIRGPFNAMPVARPQFAYGDLQFNTANRLKVLETLVALETAFTGAYLGAIPLIQNKAVLSAAASIAMNEEAHLAILRDSVLSLGGRVEGTQTPVGRAFAVAITPQQATQAVQGFVRK
- a CDS encoding anti-sigma factor domain-containing protein, producing the protein MKPEEVRELLPLYALGALEPEERERLEAALKGYPELWAEAKALQETAADLAGLVPPDPVPPGLEQKVMARLRPSRRLVLPAWLSRAAALLLLLGLGYSGGWSAFWLLSLRDPQTRVVALASPKGEVVGRVIQRGDKLALVLLDRWPPRGQVFQAWGLVQGSPTPLPTFRTPLKSLRLPLEAEALAVSLEPPGGSRQPTTLLGLPQ
- a CDS encoding sigma-70 family RNA polymerase sigma factor produces the protein MSLEAFSDEALLALAAKGEEAALQQIFRRYAGAFLGLARRMGLDSASREDVVQEVFSKIWRNAREFDPKRASARAWLLAIAHHTTVDQLRRLEARPQALEPTEDEPEAFDLPGPGLDEEHHLDRIRLRQALARLEPEEREVIEVLFFQGYAHQEAARKLDIPLGTLKTRARRALSRLKEELREA